Proteins encoded together in one Columba livia isolate bColLiv1 breed racing homer chromosome 3, bColLiv1.pat.W.v2, whole genome shotgun sequence window:
- the LOC106146099 gene encoding interferon-induced very large GTPase 1-like — MASQEDTQKGEEKACLAKKLLAEACEKEGLDAGYWLPKLSELLGVNSREALKHLQYEDYLKLECAVRQPWETRALQKLLELTDKRAASEKMAKERQEASKLLLKELKETHDSRSHSKDAVRQKEEALWKAMGIPKESWALPENSMMEVLGNIHKQLEQQESSVGRAENVSDAEVLMRASGGLALQGIYKTSRTADVLAKREQLIRVPSGFKLAGPEQGSLFDRKEFSSSAAEATFTKSMEQLGFSISVSAKAGFWGVNVEMGRDYSKSLQSEDTHRSCSEQSYICTTKYRYIPLASCYFQKHQLHLSDAALWELQDIEHLLSITEEADRPDMLKSRCGRFFERFGSHVNQGPLHFGGIFWWKASTEGFRAEHQEEMKRQVSEALDSYIWASYGLFGGSVDFSKSSSQASFQGTERKNVHTNVHLSVTNTGGPSEMDSLPQWKAGLESNNRTWSVIDRGFQLIPVWDIILSNHSSDFKSSYQVSSSLRAAYEALTNLRVDTMFGEEVASAVEEARAFMERVKAWEVPGDESKLLTLVDFKESLNEKTKSHSVWINVCLSDKTLQEFLLNTVRFYQKSPPEHTIYIKSLLRCLLDPHSYSVEDFPNSSLIMQWIFHTEHPLPETARVSEPEDLTKTLLQMKDYIQEVTYAPETSASAIREAKIKATVTASLAVHSLLQFLQDRAQKDMELLVHVITTSTGYQVERGTFQRLLGHPELNFMINEMEKGQKEYLSLKERDVYRAQAFLLLTGLTVTPNYKGVSPEEKTERLVFMEDHMKTLWSTEIKTLLEKHSSLTDWEVLERDLRSFIDGRVEDTCDDLKKHNITKDMEDTFQGVEPSRQSKSKSDSSKSKANQAIANQEFLHLLKRLGLESQYPRKMGTEDFHVIYKTSLHDSQPSKDSELPFYFLQKLLAVDYRVRYLTCKDESDPGLTFVPEPTEQEHEPSYSLDDFFMDLEREVPECASRESHVHPMDLQMAIFHCADDFMRQSIATKLAFCQFALPLLVPHPCTSHIEFPLWSLSQIKRSWKEVKKSGKQVQSNSYNNKLMYQAETPIVSFLRIGSSPSSKSKILNLLLTEQKLNPFFNRDCKGSTRECLLMKGVVEISWYCPRGSDDDSFDCCVAFCNLHGDARDHEQQLQFLQEISAVTVALVSETDQSDKKGMKILRELWQSQKPLVCLFTEKESVAAGRSSQKIAIGLRNRNEAELTGELTKTIRGLLAGSKTLFSLDACLDKARKLGFLVDEDTEACVRAKEEATALLELLKKEPLSEIKSRLLPLQGKLWYQWCKSDKELTRLQEKRNKSIEHHRSEIQSKKLAIRREQLEKAFPLNPLMKSVLVFLHSQPADTKKYFLQWMKVFMDDLSSDSLGDLKRQYHQLWSELLAIKKSNEKNDLKQELQRDLEAVSKKMDNSSIGLEHILREVGQIYEALESTNSKEEYVVKLPEIAADLMVSGYPIELMDGDASYVPLRWVGAIFDRLIEKLGDKRVFVLSVLGIQSTGKSTLLNAMFGLQFNVSAGRCTRGAFMQLIKVDKKVQQDLGFDYMLVVDTEGLRAIEVANKQSFHHDNELATFVIGIGNMTLINIFGENPSEMQDVLQIAVQAFLRMKQVKLSPGCVFVHQNVGETTAREQNMEGQRRLQEKLDEMTQTAAQQEFCDVSSFSDVIRFDVNTHIHYFAHLWEGNPPMARPNPTYSQNVQELKSKLLRAAKKEAHGSILRLSGLKVRISDLWNALLNENFVFSFKNSVEIAAYRKLETAFGQWSWQLRSHFLDLQMKLDNRIRNGDLQEVSREHLENQVQETSEAISEDMEKFFREDRDREILVQWKGNTELKLKDLKESLLLETRKKCENLIELKKNQCKLEERRSEYENKLLARSRALALRLKGQSLSERELRDNFMYLWAEWIAEVSSAAPPPEQVDIDVQIENVILDCFKESHLHERIRTFPRYPEFSVDLKKHVAKKTIWLGLRTVSLDNADEDSIHHTTDNIIANVWANIDKKEKEKRDFSPSFIHEILNEVEKGMNSVPDNAKYTFNKDYRIDLSLYLCQKAAGRFKAMHEAFQRANDPVVYLESKKEDFFTCFQISCQGATSVTTFALFLCEKISPALRQAVYERTTLAIARDMKGKIPDFDGNRSSLEVCILRYLAEEEKFENFKEYLYFPRDFFQSYIKTRVETYCLDENRRLERFLDDSLTHYYERIQLAVSASTNVVKDRKDRKDQISLWLDEFCRALGEVLSLPRRDLKGIEHQEVTDMEFLNNAMAQALAPLKDQLREEFAGADMSRFERPPHTILAEQFSGCWEQCPFCGAVCTNTMPNHDGDHRVVYHRTQGLMACHWINTDNLVIDICSSCVASDREFMTGEDTWTPYKRYRDAGPPYSSWSIPPDPSMLAYWKWFVCRFRTQIEERHNRKFHGKGEIPESWHRITKQEALEELKKL; from the coding sequence ATGGCTTCGCAGGAGGACACACAAAAAGGTGAGGAAAAGGCATGTCTTGCTAAAAAACTGCTGGCAGAAGCATGTGAGAAGGAAGGACTGGATGCTGGATACTGGCTGCCCAAACTGTCGGAGCTACTGGGAGTGAACTCCAGAGAAGCCCTGAAACATCTGCAATATGAAGACTACCTGAAGCTGGAGTGCGCAGTACGACAACCATGGGAAACAAGGGCGCTCCAAAAACTCCTGGAACTAACAGACAAAAGAGCAGCTTCTGAGAAGATGGCAAAGGAGAGACAAGAAGCGTCCAAGCTGCTCCTGAAGGAGCTGAAGGAAACGCACGACAGCCGCAGCCACAGCAAGGACGCtgtaagacagaaagaggagGCTCTGTGGAAAGCCATGGGGATTCCCAAAGAGTCCTGGGCCCTACCAGAGAACTCAATGATGGAGGTGCTGGGGAACATCCAtaagcagctggagcagcaggagtCGTCAGTGGGCAGGGCTGAGAACGTCTCGGACGCGGAGGTCCTGATGCGGGCGTCGGGGGGACTGGCCCTGCAGGGCATTTACAAAACCAGCAGAACTGCAGACGTGCTGGCAAAGCGAGAGCAGCTCATCAGGGTTCCCAGTGGGTTCAAGCTGGCAGGTCCAGAGCAAGGGTCGCTGTTCGATAGGAAGGagttctcctcctctgcagcagaAGCCACTTTCACCAAGTCCATGGAGCAGCTGGGGTTCAGCATCAGCGTTTCTGCCAAAGCCGGATTCTGGGGGGTTAATGTTGAAATGGGTAGAGATTACAGCAAGTCCTTGCAGTCAGAGGACACCCATCGatcctgctctgagcagagctACATTTGCACCACCAAGTACCGGTAcatccctctggcctcctgctACTTCCAAAAGCATCAGCTTCACCTCTCAGATGCGGCCCTGTGGGAGCTGCAAGACATCGAGCATCTTTTGAGCATCACGGAGGAAGCAGACAGGCCTGACATGCTGAAGAGCAGGTGTGGGAGATTCTTTGAGAGGTTTGGGTCCCACGTAAACCAGGGTCCCCTCCACTTTGGGGGGATATTCTGGTGGAAAGCATCTACAGAAGGATTCAGAGCTGAGCATCAGGAAGAGATGAAGCGACAAGTATCTGAAGCGCTGGACTCCTATATTTGGGCGAGTTACGGCCTCTTTGGTGGCAGTGTTGACTTTTCGAAATCCAGCTCACAGGCTTCTTTCcagggaacagaaagaaaaaatgtccaCACGAATGTTCATCTCTCTGTGACCAACACAGGGGGCCCATCAGAGATGGATTCTCTTCCTCAGTGGAAAGCGGGGCTTGAAAGTAACAACAGAACCTGGTCTGTTATCGACCGAGGCTTTCAGCTCATCCCAGTGTGGGATATAATCCTGTCCAATCACAGCAGTGATTTTAAGTCCAGCTATCAGGTGAGCAGCAGCCTCAGGGCCGCGTACGAAGCGCTAACGAACCTCCGTGTCGACACCATGTTTGGGGAGGAAGTGGCCAGTGCGGTGGAAGAGGCCAGAGCTTTCATGGAGCGCGTGAAGGCCTGGGAGGTGCCGGGGGATGAAAGCAAACTGCTCACGCTGGTAGATTTCAAAGAGAGTCTGAATGAGAAAACCAAAAGCCACAGTGTCTGGATCAACGTGTGCCTGTCGGACAAAACGCTGCAGGAGTTCCTGCTGAATACTGTTCGGTTTTACCAGAAGTCACCTCCAGAACACACCATCTACATCAAGTCCCTGTTGAGGTGCCTCCTGGATCCTCACAGCTATTCTGTCGAGGACTTCCCCAACTCTTCCCTCATTATGCAATGGATCTTCCATACTGAGCACCCGCTTCCTGAAACTGCCCGTGTGTCTGAGCCTGAAGATCTCACCAAGACACTGCTGCAAATGAAGGACTACATCCAGGAAGTCACCTACGCACCAGAAACCTCTGCATCTGCCATTCGTGAAGCAAAGATAAAAGCCACCGTGACTGCAAGCCTGGCTGTTCATTCCTTATTGCAGTTTCTCCAAGACAGGGCACAAAAAGACATGGAACTGTTGGTGCACGTCATTACAACCAGCACAGGATACCAGGTGGAAAGGGGCACTTTTCAGCGCCTCCTTGGACATCCAGAACTGAACTTCATGataaatgaaatggaaaagggacagaaagagTATCTGAGTCTGAAGGAGCGAGATGTGTACAGAGCTCAGGCCTTCCTGCTGCTGACGGGCCTGACTGTAACACCCAACTACAAAGGGGTGTCCCCTGAGGAGAAGACTGAGCGTCTAGTGTTCATGGAAGATCACATGAAAACCTTATGGAGCACAGAGATAAAAACTCTCCTTGAAAAGCACAGTTCATTGACAGACTGGGAGGTGCTGGAACGGGACTTGCGTTCCTTCATCGACGGGCGCGTGGAAGACACGTGTGACGATCTCAAGAAACACAATATAACCAAAGACATGGAAGACACTTTTCAAGGAGTAGAACCTTCCAGGCAGTCCAAATCCAAATCAGACAGCAGCAAATCCAAAGCAAATCAAGCCATTGCAAACCAAGAGTTCCTCCACTTACTTAAGCGCCTGGGACTAGAAAGTCAGTATCcaagaaaaatggggacagaagATTTCCACGTCATATACAAGACATCTTTACATGACAGCCAGCCCAGCAAGGACAGTGAACTACCCTTTTACTTCTTACAAAAGCTATTAGCCGTGGATTATCGGGTGAGGTACCTGACTTGCAAGGACGAGAGCGACCCAGGACTCACATTTGTGCCAGAACCCACAGAGCAAGAGCACGAACCCTCGTATTCCTTGGATGACTTTTTCATGGATTTGGAGAGAGAAGTCCCTGAATGTGCCAGCAGGGAGAGTCACGTGCACCCCATGGACCTCCAGATGGCAATTTTCCATTGCGCTGATGATTTCATGAGACAGTCCATTGCAACAAAGCTTGCCTTCTGCCAGTTTGCACTGCCCCTCCTGGTCCCACACCCCTGCACTTCACACATAGAGTTCCCCCTCTGGTCCCTCAGCCAAATCAAAAGGAGCTGGAAAGAAGTCAAGAAGTCAGGAAAGCAGGTCCAAAGTAACAGTTACAATAACAAACTCATGTATCAGGCCGAGACCCCCATCGTGTCCTTCCTGAGGATCGGCAGTTCTCCCTCTTCCAAGTCCAAGATCCTGAATTTGTTGCTGACCGAACAAAAACTTAACCCTTTTTTCAACCGAGATTGCAAAGGCAGCACCAGAGAGTGTTTGCTGATGAAGGGTGTTGTGGAGATCTCCTGGTACTGTCCCCGGGGCAGTGACGATGACAGCTTTGACTGCTGTGTTGCTTTCTGTAACCTGCATGGAGACGCAAGGGATCACGAACAACAGCTGCAGTTTTTACAGGAGATATCCGCTGTGACCGTGGCTCTCGTATCCGAGActgatcagagtgacaagaaAGGGATGAAAATTTTACGTGAGCTGTGGCAGTCGCAAAAGCCTTTGGTTTGTCTTTTCACCGAAAAGGAGAGCGTTGCAGCTGGCCGATCCAGCCAAAAGATAGCAATAGGTCTCAGGAACAGAAACGAAGCAGAATTAACGGGCGAGCTGACAAAAACAATCAGGGGTCTCCTGGCAGGGTCTAAGACGCTTTTCAGCCTCGACGCCTGCCTGGACAAAGCTCGCAAGCTCGGGTTCTTAGTCGATGAAGATACGGAGGCGTGTGTGAGAGCCAAAGAAGAGGCAACGGCGCTGTTGGAGCTTCTGAAGAAAGAACCGTTGTCTGAGATCAAGTCCCGGCTACTGCCTCTTCAAGGAAAACTGTGGTACCAGTGGTGCAAAAGTGACAAAGAGCTCACTCGCTTGCAGGAAAAGCGGAACAAGAGCATAGAGCATCATCGGAGTGAAATCCAGTCAAAGAAGTTGGCTATAAGAAGAGAGCAACTAGAGAAAGCATTCCCCCTCAATCCTCTGATGAAATCAGTCCTTGTCTTTCTCCACTCACAGCCAGCAGATACCAAGAAATACTTCCTGCAGTGGATGAAGGTCTTTATGGATGACCTCTCCTCTGATAGCCTTGGTGACCTGAAGAGACAATACCACCAGTTATGGTCTGAACTCCTGGCGATAAAGAAgagcaatgaaaaaaatgatCTGAAGCAAGAGTTGCAGAGAGATTTAGAGGCCGTCTCCAAGAAAATGGACAATTCATCAATTGGCCTTGAGCATATTTTGAGAGAGGTCGGGCAGATTTATGAAGCTCTGGAATCAACGAACTCAAAGGAAGAATATGTTGTCAAACTACCTGAAATTGCAGCTGATCTGATGGTTTCCGGGTATCCCATTGAGCTGATGGATGGTGATGCTTCTTACGTACCATTACGATGGGTCGGAGCAATCTTTGACAGATTAATTGAGAAGCTGGGGGACAAACGAGTATTTGTTCTGTCAGTGCTTGGCATCCAGAGCACAGGGAAGTCAACCCTGTTGAATGCCATGTTTGGTCTTCAGTTCAACGTCAGTGCAGGGAGATGCACCCGGGGAGCGTTTATGCAGCTAATTAAAGTGGACAAGAAGGTGCAACAGGATCTGGGCTTTGATTACATGCTGGTTGTTGACACAGAGGGACTCCGCGCCATAGAGGTGGCCAATAAACAGTCTTTCCACCACGACAACGAGCTGGCCACCTTTGTCATTGGCATCGGCAACATGACTCTGATCAATATCTTTGGAGAAAATCCTTCCGAAATGCAAGATGTCCTTCAGATTGCTGTGCAGGCTTTTCTGAGGATGAAGCAAGTAAAACTTTCTCCAGGCTGCGTGTTTGTGCACCAAAATGTGGGAGAAACGactgccagggagcagaacATGGAAGGACAAAGACGTCTGCAGGAAAAGCTGGATGAGATGACCCAGACAGCTGCCCAGCAGGAATTCTGTGATGTCTCCTCCTTCAGCGATGTCATCCGCTTTGACGTGAACACCCACATCCATTACTTTGCTCACCTGTGGGAAGGAAACCCCCCAATGGCACGACCCAATCCCACCTACAGCCAGAACGTCCAGGAATTAAAGAGCAAACTCCTCCGAGCAGCCAAGAAGGAGGCACACGGCAGCATTTTGAGGCTCTCGGGCTTGAAAGTTCGAATCAGTGACCTCTGGAATGCTTTGCTGAAtgaaaactttgttttcagcttCAAGAATTCAGTGGAGATTGCTGCCTACAGGAAACTGGAAACCGCATTCGGTCAGTGGTCCTGGCAGCTGAGGAGCCACTTCTTAGACCTGcaaatgaaactggacaatagAATTCGGAACGGGGACTTGCAGGAGGTCAGCAGAGAACACCTTGAAAATCAAGTGCAAGAGACGAGTGAGGCCATTAGTgaagacatggaaaagttttTCAGGGAAGACAGAGACCGTGAGATACTGGTCCAGTGGAAAGGCAACACGGAACTGAAGCTGAAAGACCTGAAAGAATCTCTTCTTCTTGAGACTAGAAAGAAGTGTGAGAACCTTATAGAACTAAAGAAGAACCAGTGTAAACTGGAGGAAAGGAGGTCAGAATACGAAAACAAGCTCCTGGCAAGGAGCAGGGCTTTGGCTCTGCGTCTGAAAGGCCAGAGCCTGAGCGAGAGGGAACTGAGAGACAACTTCATGTATCTATGGGCAGAGTGGATTGCTGAAGtctcctctgctgctcccccTCCAGAACAGGTTGATATCGATGTGCAAATAGAAAATGTCATCCTAGATTGCTTTAAGGAGTCTCACTTACATGAACGAATCAGGACATTTCCCAGATATCCAGAGTTTTCTGTTGACTTGAAAAAACATGTTGCTAAGAAAACGATATGGCTAGGACTCAGGACTGTGAGTTTGGATAATGCTGATGAGGACAGCATACACCACACTACAGACAACATCATAGCCAATGTGTGGGCAAACATTgataagaaggaaaaggagaagagggatTTCAGTCCAAGCTTTATTCATGAAATTCTAAATGAAGTAGAGAAGGGTATGAATTCTGTCCCTGACAAtgcaaaatacacttttaataAAGATTACAGAATAGATTTATCACTGTATCTGTGCCAAAAGGCAGCTGGAAGGTTTAAAGCCATGCATGAAGCGTTCCAAAGAGCAAATGATCCAGTCGTCTACCtggagagcaagaaagaagatttCTTCACATGTTTCCAGATTTCCTGCCAAGGAGCCACTTCTGTCACAACATTTGCGCTTTTCCTGTGTGAGAAGATCAGCCCAGCTCTTCGCCAGGCGGTCTATGAGAGGACAACTCTGGCCATAGCTCGAGACATGAAGGGCAAAATCCCAGACTTCGATGGCAATAGATCGTCTCTGGAGGTCTGCATACTGAGATACctggcagaagaagaaaagtttgAGAATTTCAAGGAGTACCTTTATTTCCCAAGAGACTTTTTCCAGAGTTACATCAAGACACGTGTTGAGACCTACTGCTTagacgagaacaggaggctgGAGAGGTTCTTAGATGACTCCCTTACTCACTACTATGAGAGAATCCAGTTGGCTGTTTCTGCATCAACCAACGTtgtcaaagacagaaaagacagaaaagaccaAATCTCTCTCTGGCTGGATGAATTTTGCAGGGCACTTGGAGAGGTGCTGAGCTTGCCCAGAAGGGACCTGAAGGGCATTGAGCATCAGGAGGTAACAGACATGGAGTTCCTGAACAATGCCATGGCACAAGCACTGGCTCCTCTGAAAGATCAGCTCAGGGAGGAGTTTGCTGGAGCTGATATGAGCCGGTTTGAAAGGCCGCCCCACACGATCCTGGCTGAGCAGTTTtcagggtgctgggagcagtgtCCCTTCTGTGGGGCGGTTTGCACAAACACCATGCCGAATCACGATGGAGACCATCGCGTTGTCTACCATCGTACACAAGGTTTGATGGCATGTCACTGGATTAATACAGACAATCTGGTTATTGATATTTGTTCTAGTTGTGTTGCAAGTGACCGTGAATTCATGACTGGTGAAGACACATGGACCCCCTACAAGAGATACCGGGATGCAGGACCTCCTTATTCCTCTTGGAGCATTCCTCCCGATCCATCCATGCTGGCGTACTGGAAATGGTTTGTGTGTCGTTTCAGGACACAGATAGAAGAACGACACAATAGGAAATTTCATGGCAAAGGAGAAATCCCTGAGTCATGGCACAGAATTACAAAGCAGGAAGCACTTGAGGAACTGAAGAAGCTTTAG